AAGCACTGGGTTTCATGTCACGTTGCACCATGTCATTTAAGAGTCTTTGTGCCTCTTTCAACCTTTTCGCCTCGCACAGGCAAGGAACCAAAGTAATATATGTAATCTCATCGGCACTCACTCCTTTGCTGACCATCTCCTTAAAATACTCTAAGGCTTTGTCTACAGAGTTATCATTACAAAATCCTTTGATCAAAGTTGTATATGTAACCACATCAGGAGAAATATCCTTTTCCTTCATTTCATTCACCACATTCAGGGCATCATCCAATTTCCCTGCCCTACAAAATCCATCCAGAAGAGTATTATATGTCACTACCGTAGGACTAATGCCGGAGCTGATCATATCATTCAAAAATCTTTGAGCAGAACCAAACTTCCCCTTCAGGCAAAAACCCCTAATAAGAATATTAAAAGTAAAAACATCAGGCTTCAGACCATCCTCCGACATCTTATTATAATACCTCTTGGCCATGTCAGTCCTACCACTTCTAATCAAAGCAAAGAAAAAATTATTGTATGTCAGAACAGTGGGCTTTACACCCATTTCCCTCATTGTCTTAAACATCTTAACAGACTCCATCGCAATTCCACTCTTGCCATAGGACTTAATAAGGCTATTAAAAACATCATCTCTCATCTGAACCCCCTTCTCAGGCATCTGAAACAGGAGGGTTCTGGCAGCACAGATTTTTTTAGCCCTGCCAAAGATTTCAAGCATCTTAAAATAGGTCCAACTATCATGTTTGAACCCGTTTCTCTCAGCCCATCTGAAAAACCGAATGGCAAGTTTTGATGTTTTGGCCTTACCCAAAACACCCATGACTGTATTATGGCTTAAAGTCGGGGCTGCCTTCCACATTTTTGTTTGTAACCTAGGGCTCCAGGGACCACTATGCATGATTTTGCAAAGAGTTTCGACTGGGCTTTCAAGAATTTGAGGCTTACCTCTCTTAATACGTTTGCGCTTGCCGACGATGTCTGTCTCCATTGTCGATTCCCTGCCTGTCTCTTTTACTACTCTTTCGGTCAGACCTCCCTGCATATCTGAAACATCCACGTGAATTTCTGAGAGACCCGCTTCAGCTTCTGAGACTTGCACATCTTCCGTCGATTGCAATACGATCTGAGCAGCTCCAGCTGCCTCATTGGTATCGAGTGTTGTTGATATGGAACGTAATATGGCTATGTGTGGGGATTGAATCCTGTGAAAACCACAGAGTAGTCTTGCAGATAACATGTGGGAAAGTGGCGTTCTGAGGAAGTGTTGGGCAGAGGAGGTCATTTTGGCTGGGGAGATTAGAGGTAGTTCGAGAGAAAGAAAGTGGGCTAGTACAGTCGCTCATGTTATTGGATCGCCAgccatgaaaatgaaaatgttcttGAAAAACGATGTTAAGATGTAACTGGGCGGGGCAGAGAATGATTCAGATTtaaaaaggggtttagggttttattttgtaagATGTGTCCTCCAAAAAAAACATGAATTTCCTTTGCTGGTGTGGATTATGGTTTCGTTTTTGTTTTATAAACAggaaaatcaaaaataaaatatacataaaaaGATTAATTGAGTTGCATGTCATGAGTTTCTTTTGCTGGGGTGGATTTGTTGGgatgtttttatatgtttttttaaagCTTGTTCAGATATTTAtatggttttattttatttttaataaatttattttatttatctttatatTTATCATGTTTATTAGTACTTGCCTTAGTACTATTGCAATTGGTTGGCCAAATTTTTATTAATTCAGTTATTATTAAATTGTTTTTCCATTAATTATATCTATGAAATTTGCATCTTTTAATGATGacctataataattttttattaataacaAATATAGTTAAAATCTTTTTAACTCATGgcttataataatatatattacctATTTCTTAACAAATATAATCTttaatatgtttaaatttttaCTGTACAATTTGAACAAATTCTTCTTAtgttaatgaaatatatttttgtACAATTTGAGCAAATTCTTCTTAtgttaataaaatatagtttgtaatgtttaaaaaaaaaatcacaacactttgaatatatatattttctatattttcatttttttagatttatttattttttaataacccTATATTAATCACAATTGTATCAATTATTGTTGCatacaatt
This genomic stretch from Cryptomeria japonica chromosome 8, Sugi_1.0, whole genome shotgun sequence harbors:
- the LOC131054843 gene encoding large ribosomal subunit protein mL102 (rPPR5); the protein is MTSSAQHFLRTPLSHMLSARLLCGFHRIQSPHIAILRSISTTLDTNEAAGAAQIVLQSTEDVQVSEAEAGLSEIHVDVSDMQGGLTERVVKETGRESTMETDIVGKRKRIKRGKPQILESPVETLCKIMHSGPWSPRLQTKMWKAAPTLSHNTVMGVLGKAKTSKLAIRFFRWAERNGFKHDSWTYFKMLEIFGRAKKICAARTLLFQMPEKGVQMRDDVFNSLIKSYGKSGIAMESVKMFKTMREMGVKPTVLTYNNFFFALIRSGRTDMAKRYYNKMSEDGLKPDVFTFNILIRGFCLKGKFGSAQRFLNDMISSGISPTVVTYNTLLDGFCRAGKLDDALNVVNEMKEKDISPDVVTYTTLIKGFCNDNSVDKALEYFKEMVSKGVSADEITYITLVPCLCEAKRLKEAQRLLNDMVQRDMKPSASMFHALISGQCETGNLKGAVETFDHMSQLSVLADYATYNVLIIGLFKRGRFDKSIKILDDLLQKGVLPDPEKVSSEFIAYGPMLKHLCEKGKTQKSEELFRKLLKRGDPDSSIFENIILGHCQEGTPEAGFELLKIMVRKSLAASADIYNGLIESYLQKGQPPEARSVLDKMIESGHLPSASLFRAVIESLFSDGRFQTASRVMKTMLEKDVKENLDLMPMILGVLLDRGHMEEVLDRLNLMFEKDCIPDFNKQIDELCKNGKSSTAQRLLVFVMFKKCNISTATYDTAINALCSDGKLDDAVHLLRGIVKKGGPLNLSCYDTLVSSLKEKGKTEDAKYVRRVTGKSGAGKS